A genomic stretch from Kribbella amoyensis includes:
- a CDS encoding SGNH/GDSL hydrolase family protein produces MLFQGDSITHGGRGPTEDPNHVLGHSYPFLIAADAAARYPAMRWRFVNRGVSGDSVADLAARWPADAVDLRPDVLSILVGINDVNQIMNGASDDVDGHRFRTTYEALLERTRAELPDVLLVLGEPFYLPTSPVLADRAKWADLVTGHAAIARELASEYGAVFVPYQRAMNVAVSRAPAEYWIWDGIHPTYAGQRVLADAWLEAFAGRA; encoded by the coding sequence GTGCTGTTCCAGGGCGACTCGATCACACACGGCGGCCGCGGCCCCACCGAGGACCCGAACCACGTCCTCGGCCACTCGTACCCGTTCCTGATCGCGGCCGACGCGGCCGCCCGGTACCCGGCGATGCGCTGGCGCTTCGTGAACCGCGGCGTCAGCGGTGACTCGGTCGCCGACCTGGCCGCGCGCTGGCCGGCCGACGCGGTGGACCTGCGTCCCGACGTGCTGAGCATCCTCGTCGGCATCAACGACGTGAACCAGATCATGAACGGCGCGTCCGACGACGTCGACGGTCACCGCTTCCGGACGACGTACGAGGCCCTGCTGGAGCGGACCCGGGCCGAGTTGCCCGACGTACTGCTGGTGCTGGGCGAGCCGTTCTACCTCCCGACCAGCCCGGTACTCGCGGACCGCGCGAAGTGGGCCGACCTCGTCACCGGTCACGCCGCAATCGCGCGGGAGCTGGCCTCGGAGTACGGGGCGGTCTTCGTTCCGTACCAGCGGGCGATGAACGTCGCGGTTTCCCGGGCCCCCGCGGAGTACTGGATCTGGGACGGCATCCACCCCACGTACGCCGGGCAGCGGGTACTCGCGGATGCCTGGCTGGAGGCGTTCGCCGGGCGGGCGTAA
- the ettA gene encoding energy-dependent translational throttle protein EttA, translating to MAEFIYTLRNVRKAFGEKVVLDNVTLNFLTGAKIGVVGPNGTGKSSLFKIMAGLEQPNNGEGRLADDATVGILLQEPPLTEGKTVLENVQEGVGDTKQKLDRFNEISAELADPDADYDTLLAEMGDLQTELDHRNAWDVDAQLEQAMDALRCPPPDALVDNLSGGERRRVALCKLLLQQPDLLLLDEPTNHLDAESVLWLEQHLQKYAGAVLAITHDRYFLDNVAEWILELDRGRTYGYEGNYSKYLETKQQRLVVEGQKDAKRQKILERELEWVRSNAKARQTKSKARLARYEELAAEAERAKKLDIDEINIPAGPRLGSTVLEVAKLEKGFGDRKLIDGLSFSLPRAGIVGIVGPNGVGKSTLFRMIVGEEQPDAGSLKIGETVKISYVDQSRGGLDPKKTVWQQVSDELDYIKVANFEMPSRAYVASFGFKGPDQQKPTGVLSGGERNRLNLALTLKMGGNLLLLDEPTNDLDVETLQSLEDALLEFPGCAVVISHDRWFLDRVATHILAWEGTEEDPAQWFWFEGNFAAYEANKIERLGPEAARPHRVTHRKLTRD from the coding sequence ATGGCGGAATTCATCTACACCCTTCGCAACGTCCGCAAGGCGTTCGGCGAAAAGGTCGTTCTCGACAACGTCACGCTGAACTTCCTGACCGGAGCGAAGATCGGCGTCGTCGGGCCCAACGGCACCGGCAAGTCCTCGCTGTTCAAGATCATGGCCGGGCTCGAACAGCCGAACAACGGCGAGGGCCGGCTGGCCGACGACGCGACGGTCGGGATCCTGCTGCAGGAGCCGCCGCTGACCGAGGGCAAGACCGTGCTGGAGAACGTCCAGGAAGGGGTCGGCGACACCAAGCAGAAGCTCGACCGCTTCAACGAGATCTCCGCCGAGCTGGCCGACCCGGACGCGGACTACGACACCCTGCTGGCCGAGATGGGTGACCTGCAGACCGAGCTGGACCACCGCAACGCGTGGGACGTCGACGCCCAGCTGGAGCAGGCGATGGACGCGCTGCGCTGCCCGCCGCCTGACGCGCTGGTGGACAACCTGTCCGGTGGTGAGCGCCGCCGGGTCGCGCTGTGCAAGCTGCTGCTGCAGCAGCCCGACCTGCTGCTGCTCGACGAGCCCACCAACCACCTGGATGCCGAGTCCGTGCTGTGGCTCGAGCAGCACCTGCAGAAGTACGCGGGCGCCGTCCTGGCGATCACCCACGACCGGTACTTCCTCGACAACGTCGCCGAGTGGATCCTCGAGCTCGACCGCGGCCGCACCTACGGGTACGAGGGCAACTACTCGAAGTACCTGGAGACCAAGCAGCAGCGGCTCGTGGTCGAGGGACAGAAGGACGCCAAGCGGCAGAAGATCCTGGAGCGCGAGCTCGAGTGGGTCCGGTCGAACGCGAAGGCCCGGCAGACCAAGAGCAAGGCCCGGCTGGCCCGGTACGAGGAGCTCGCGGCGGAGGCCGAGCGGGCGAAGAAGCTCGACATCGACGAGATCAACATCCCGGCCGGACCGCGGCTGGGCAGCACGGTGCTGGAGGTCGCGAAGCTGGAGAAGGGCTTCGGCGACCGCAAGCTGATCGACGGTCTGAGCTTCAGCCTGCCGCGGGCCGGCATCGTCGGTATCGTCGGCCCGAACGGCGTCGGCAAGTCGACGCTGTTCCGGATGATCGTCGGCGAGGAGCAGCCGGACGCGGGCAGCCTGAAGATCGGCGAGACGGTCAAGATCTCCTACGTCGACCAGTCGCGCGGCGGGCTGGACCCGAAGAAGACGGTCTGGCAGCAGGTCTCCGACGAGCTCGACTACATCAAGGTCGCGAACTTCGAGATGCCGAGCCGCGCGTACGTGGCGTCGTTCGGGTTCAAGGGGCCGGACCAGCAGAAGCCGACCGGCGTCCTGTCCGGTGGTGAGCGGAACCGGCTGAACCTGGCCCTGACGCTGAAGATGGGCGGCAACCTGCTGCTCCTCGACGAGCCGACCAACGACCTGGACGTCGAGACGCTGCAGTCGCTCGAGGACGCGCTGCTGGAGTTCCCGGGCTGTGCCGTGGTGATCTCCCACGACCGGTGGTTCCTGGACCGCGTGGCGACGCACATCCTCGCCTGGGAGGGGACCGAAGAGGACCCGGCCCAGTGGTTCTGGTTCGAGGGCAACTTCGCGGCGTACGAGGCGAACAAGATCGAACGCCTCGGCCCGGAGGCGGCGCGGCCGCACCGCGTCACCCACCGCAAGCTCACCCGCGACTGA
- a CDS encoding SDR family oxidoreductase, translated as MKGRTAIVTGASRGIGLAVAQRLVAAGARVVITGRTQETLDAAVETLGGAENALAVAGKAADPEHRAQVIETVLATYGSVDLLVNNTGINPIYGPLLDVDSAVAAKMVDTNVLAAIAWVKACRDAWMGAHGGAVVNLSSVAGLAPSPGIGWYGATKAMLSRVTMELAIELAPAIRINAVAPAVVKTKFAGALYQGREDEVAAAYPLKRLGRPEDVASLVWFLLSDEASWITGQTVTIDGGLTLNGGIVQ; from the coding sequence ATGAAGGGCCGGACCGCGATCGTCACCGGGGCGTCCCGCGGGATCGGCCTCGCCGTGGCCCAGCGGTTGGTCGCCGCCGGCGCCCGGGTGGTGATCACCGGGCGCACGCAGGAGACGCTGGACGCGGCCGTCGAGACGCTCGGCGGGGCGGAGAACGCGCTTGCCGTCGCCGGGAAGGCCGCCGACCCGGAGCACCGCGCCCAGGTGATCGAGACCGTCTTGGCGACGTACGGGTCGGTGGACCTGCTGGTCAACAACACCGGCATCAACCCGATCTACGGCCCGCTGCTCGACGTCGACAGCGCGGTGGCGGCGAAGATGGTCGACACGAACGTGCTGGCCGCGATCGCCTGGGTGAAGGCCTGCCGGGACGCCTGGATGGGCGCGCACGGTGGTGCCGTGGTCAACCTGTCCTCGGTGGCCGGCCTGGCCCCGTCACCCGGGATCGGCTGGTACGGCGCGACCAAGGCGATGCTGTCCCGGGTGACGATGGAGCTGGCGATCGAGCTGGCCCCGGCGATCCGGATCAACGCCGTCGCGCCCGCGGTGGTGAAGACCAAGTTCGCCGGCGCGCTCTACCAGGGGCGCGAGGACGAGGTCGCCGCGGCGTACCCGCTGAAGCGGCTGGGCCGGCCCGAGGACGTCGCGTCGCTGGTGTGGTTCCTGCTCAGCGACGAGGCGTCCTGGATCACGGGTCAGACCGTCACCATCGACGGCGGCCTGACCCTCAACGGCGGCATCGTCCAGTAG
- a CDS encoding YceI family protein, producing the protein MSTTAITSVPGLVSGTYVLDTAHSEIGFTVRHLMTKVRGTFQEFAGEIVVKDSLEESTTAVTIELASVHTRSEQRDAHLRSSDIFDAEKSPKMTFASTELRPNGDDYVLVGELTIKDVTKPVELDVEFLGVDQNAYGQTIIGFEASTQINRKDWGVDFNIPLEGGKLLIGDKVDIHLDIQAALQV; encoded by the coding sequence ATGAGCACCACCGCCATCACCTCCGTCCCCGGCCTCGTCAGCGGGACGTACGTCCTGGACACCGCGCACAGCGAGATCGGCTTCACCGTCCGGCACCTGATGACCAAGGTGCGCGGCACCTTCCAGGAGTTCGCCGGCGAGATCGTCGTGAAGGACTCGCTCGAGGAGTCCACCACCGCCGTCACCATCGAGCTGGCCTCCGTGCACACCCGGAGCGAGCAGCGCGACGCCCACCTGCGCTCCAGCGACATCTTCGACGCCGAGAAGAGCCCGAAGATGACCTTCGCCAGCACCGAGCTGCGCCCGAACGGCGACGACTACGTCCTGGTCGGCGAGCTGACCATCAAGGACGTCACCAAGCCGGTCGAGCTGGACGTCGAGTTCCTCGGCGTGGACCAGAACGCCTACGGCCAGACCATCATCGGCTTCGAGGCGAGCACCCAGATCAACCGCAAGGACTGGGGCGTCGACTTCAACATCCCGCTCGAGGGCGGCAAGCTCCTGATCGGCGACAAGGTGGACATCCACCTCGACATCCAGGCCGCGCTGCAGGTCTGA
- a CDS encoding acyl-CoA dehydrogenase family protein gives MERIIFNEDHHAFRASAKEYCDRSLVPRMEQFLEEKTIDRAAWLEAGKQGFLGLDVPEEYGGSSVGDYRFNAVFAEEVSKVSASLSSCFGIHYDCSAPYLVDLGTEEQKQRWLPRFCSGELVAAIGMTEPSGGSDLAALKTTAKKTDGGWILNGSKTFITNGDMADLTITAARTDPAKGAKGITLFAVEAGMDGFARGRKLDKVGQTESGTSELFFEDVFVPDENVLGEVDRGFIHMMERLAQERVGAAVSNIAHATQILAETIEYVKQRKAFGQPVGSFQYNKFLVAELVTKAEVTQAYVDNAIVAHDEDRLSAVDAAKVKWWSAQVQNEILDACVQLHGGYGYMNEYRVARAWRDARVTKIWAGSNEIMKELIGRDLGL, from the coding sequence ATGGAACGGATCATCTTCAACGAGGACCACCACGCGTTCCGCGCGAGCGCCAAGGAGTACTGCGATCGGTCCCTGGTCCCACGGATGGAGCAGTTCCTCGAGGAGAAGACCATCGACCGCGCCGCCTGGCTGGAGGCCGGGAAGCAGGGGTTCCTCGGGCTGGACGTGCCGGAGGAGTACGGCGGGTCGAGTGTCGGCGACTACCGGTTCAACGCGGTGTTCGCCGAGGAGGTGTCCAAGGTCTCCGCGTCGCTGTCGAGCTGCTTCGGCATCCACTACGACTGCTCCGCGCCGTACCTGGTGGACCTCGGCACCGAGGAGCAGAAGCAGCGCTGGCTGCCGCGGTTCTGCTCGGGTGAGCTCGTCGCCGCGATCGGGATGACCGAGCCTTCCGGTGGGTCCGACCTGGCCGCGTTGAAGACGACGGCGAAGAAGACCGACGGCGGCTGGATCCTGAACGGGTCCAAGACCTTCATCACCAACGGCGACATGGCCGACCTGACGATCACCGCCGCGCGGACCGATCCGGCCAAGGGCGCCAAGGGGATCACGCTGTTCGCGGTCGAGGCGGGGATGGACGGATTCGCCCGCGGTCGCAAGCTGGACAAGGTCGGGCAGACCGAGTCGGGCACGTCCGAGCTGTTCTTCGAGGACGTGTTCGTGCCGGACGAGAACGTGCTCGGCGAGGTGGACCGCGGGTTCATCCACATGATGGAGCGGCTCGCGCAGGAACGGGTCGGCGCCGCCGTCTCGAACATCGCGCACGCGACCCAGATCCTGGCCGAGACGATCGAGTACGTGAAGCAGCGCAAGGCGTTCGGTCAGCCGGTCGGCTCGTTCCAGTACAACAAGTTCCTGGTCGCCGAGCTGGTCACCAAGGCCGAGGTGACCCAGGCCTACGTCGACAACGCGATCGTCGCGCACGACGAGGACCGGCTGTCCGCGGTGGACGCGGCCAAGGTGAAGTGGTGGAGCGCCCAGGTGCAGAACGAGATCCTGGACGCGTGTGTCCAGCTGCACGGCGGCTACGGGTACATGAACGAGTACCGGGTCGCGCGGGCCTGGCGGGACGCCCGGGTGACCAAGATCTGGGCCGGCTCGAACGAGATCATGAAGGAACTCATCGGCCGCGACCTCGGCCTCTAG
- a CDS encoding FAD-dependent oxidoreductase has protein sequence MVEEETAMKVLVIGGGTGGLALAHGLRRAGIEVAVFERDKLRTDGLHGYRVGIDPDGSRALHALLPPDLYDTFVATRARDPKYFTMLTEDLKEVLSLDLPPMPDPVESEKSISRMTLRQVLLTGLDDVVEFGKEFVRYEQDGDHVTAYFADGSSTSGDLLVAADGSGSRVRRQYLPQARTEETGIVAIAGKLPLTEESAALVPPKVFEGISMVNAPRGLACILHVMEFQWDRDGIVRDGIGGSTEELIRNWPGLQFDNTRDYINWGLSAAKDKLPADVMELRGRELVDLALDLTPGWHPNLRRLFELTDPGTCFPVNIWTSVPLEPWPTTNVTLLGDAIHTMTPGRGVGANTALRDALQLCRTLVDVRDGRAELLAAVREYEAAMIEYGFDAVLKSRAQMSADDPMHKPVIGRAALAGFRTAMRTVNHMPPLKRRMRDSMLTYRGADRDHDAFEITPTNADR, from the coding sequence ATGGTAGAGGAGGAGACGGCGATGAAGGTGCTGGTGATCGGCGGTGGGACCGGTGGGCTCGCGTTGGCGCACGGTCTGCGCCGGGCCGGGATCGAGGTCGCCGTGTTCGAGCGGGACAAGCTGCGCACCGATGGCCTGCACGGGTACCGCGTCGGCATCGACCCGGACGGCAGCCGGGCCCTGCACGCGTTGCTCCCGCCGGACCTGTACGACACCTTCGTCGCGACCCGGGCGCGCGACCCCAAGTACTTCACCATGCTGACCGAGGACCTCAAGGAGGTGCTCTCGCTCGACCTCCCGCCGATGCCCGACCCGGTGGAGAGCGAGAAGTCGATCAGCCGGATGACGTTGCGCCAGGTGCTGCTGACCGGTCTGGACGACGTGGTCGAGTTCGGCAAGGAGTTCGTCCGGTACGAGCAGGACGGCGACCACGTCACCGCGTACTTCGCGGACGGGTCCAGCACGTCCGGGGATCTGCTCGTCGCCGCGGACGGTTCGGGCTCGCGCGTACGCCGTCAGTACCTGCCGCAGGCGCGGACCGAGGAGACGGGGATCGTCGCGATCGCCGGCAAGTTGCCGCTCACCGAGGAGAGTGCCGCGCTGGTCCCGCCCAAGGTGTTCGAGGGGATCTCGATGGTGAACGCGCCGCGCGGACTGGCCTGCATCCTGCACGTGATGGAGTTCCAGTGGGACCGCGACGGCATCGTGCGCGACGGTATCGGCGGCAGTACCGAGGAGCTGATCCGGAACTGGCCCGGTCTGCAGTTCGACAACACCCGCGACTACATCAACTGGGGTCTGTCCGCGGCGAAGGACAAGCTGCCCGCCGACGTCATGGAGCTTCGCGGCCGTGAGCTCGTCGACCTCGCGCTCGACCTCACCCCGGGCTGGCATCCGAACCTGCGCAGGCTGTTCGAGCTCACCGATCCCGGTACGTGCTTCCCGGTGAACATCTGGACGTCGGTCCCGCTCGAGCCCTGGCCGACGACGAACGTCACGCTGCTCGGCGACGCGATCCACACGATGACGCCCGGCCGGGGAGTGGGCGCCAACACCGCACTCCGGGACGCGCTGCAGCTCTGCCGCACGCTCGTCGACGTCCGCGACGGCCGGGCCGAGCTGCTGGCCGCGGTGCGCGAGTACGAGGCCGCGATGATCGAGTACGGCTTCGACGCGGTGCTGAAGAGCCGCGCGCAGATGAGCGCCGACGACCCGATGCACAAGCCCGTCATCGGTCGGGCGGCCCTCGCCGGCTTCCGCACGGCGATGCGGACCGTCAACCACATGCCGCCGCTCAAGCGCCGGATGCGCGACTCGATGCTCACGTACCGCGGGGCCGACCGCGACCACGACGCCTTCGAGATCACCCCCACGAACGCCGACCGCTAG
- a CDS encoding MarR family winged helix-turn-helix transcriptional regulator: protein MTTGTRWLDAEQQVAWRAYLLGTARLMAKLDDDLRQFGLGLNDYEILVRLSEAPDRRLRMADLADRLHQSRSRLTHTVGRLESADLVRRTSCTSDKRGVWAELTEAGFALLEQAAPFHVEGVRENLLDLASSEDFAAVGRVFDAVSEHIGQR, encoded by the coding sequence ATGACGACTGGGACCCGGTGGCTCGACGCCGAGCAGCAGGTGGCGTGGCGCGCGTACCTGCTGGGCACTGCGCGCCTGATGGCGAAGCTGGACGACGACCTGCGCCAGTTCGGCCTGGGGCTGAACGACTACGAGATCCTGGTCCGGCTGTCCGAGGCGCCCGACCGCCGGTTGCGGATGGCCGACCTGGCCGACCGGCTGCACCAGAGCCGGTCCCGGCTGACCCACACGGTGGGCCGGCTGGAGTCGGCCGACCTGGTCCGCCGGACCTCCTGCACCAGCGACAAGCGCGGGGTCTGGGCCGAGCTGACCGAGGCCGGCTTCGCCCTGCTGGAGCAGGCGGCGCCGTTCCATGTCGAAGGCGTCCGGGAGAACCTGCTCGACCTGGCCAGCTCCGAGGACTTCGCCGCCGTCGGACGCGTCTTCGACGCCGTCTCCGAACACATCGGGCAGCGCTGA
- a CDS encoding aminoglycoside phosphotransferase family protein, whose amino-acid sequence MTNSPKDGRAGIDADLVRRLIAQQFPQWAGLPVAPVPVEGWDNRTYRLGDELTARLPTHPAYVAAVDKEHRWLPFLAPSLPVPIPEAVATGEPGEGYPHPWAIRRWIDGDTASHERVTDLPEFARSVAEFILALQSCDATGGPIAGAHSFHRGAPPSFYHDETVAALAALKGRLDTDGAREVWEAALASSWDGPPTWFHGDIASGNLLVQDGRLSAVIDFGTSGVGDPACDLVIAYTFFDGESRAVFRDTVGQDAGTWARARGWALWKALIVLAAGNDTEVNEQVIAEVLADHRTHG is encoded by the coding sequence GTGACGAACTCCCCCAAGGACGGCCGCGCCGGGATCGACGCGGACCTGGTCCGGCGACTGATCGCTCAGCAGTTCCCGCAGTGGGCCGGCTTGCCGGTGGCGCCTGTTCCCGTCGAAGGCTGGGACAACCGGACCTACCGCTTGGGTGACGAACTCACCGCGCGACTCCCGACGCACCCGGCCTACGTCGCCGCCGTCGACAAGGAGCACCGGTGGCTCCCGTTCCTGGCGCCGTCCTTGCCCGTGCCGATCCCGGAGGCGGTCGCGACGGGCGAGCCGGGTGAGGGGTACCCGCATCCCTGGGCGATCCGCCGGTGGATCGACGGGGACACCGCGTCTCACGAACGCGTGACCGACCTGCCCGAGTTCGCCCGGTCGGTAGCCGAGTTCATCCTTGCGTTGCAGAGCTGCGACGCGACCGGCGGACCGATCGCCGGCGCACACAGCTTCCACCGAGGCGCCCCGCCGAGCTTCTACCACGACGAGACGGTCGCTGCCCTTGCCGCGTTGAAGGGCCGGCTCGACACGGACGGGGCGCGCGAGGTCTGGGAGGCGGCGCTGGCGAGTTCGTGGGACGGACCGCCGACGTGGTTCCACGGCGACATCGCGAGCGGCAACCTGCTGGTCCAGGACGGCCGACTGTCGGCGGTCATCGACTTCGGCACGTCCGGTGTCGGCGATCCCGCGTGCGACCTGGTCATCGCGTACACGTTCTTCGATGGCGAGTCCCGCGCGGTCTTCCGGGACACGGTCGGCCAGGACGCCGGGACCTGGGCGCGTGCTCGCGGGTGGGCGCTCTGGAAAGCGCTCATCGTCCTTGCCGCCGGCAACGACACCGAGGTCAACGAGCAGGTGATCGCGGAGGTCCTCGCGGACCACCGAACCCACGGCTGA
- a CDS encoding acetyl-CoA C-acetyltransferase, giving the protein MPEAVIVSTARSPIGRAYKGSLKDLRPDDLAVQVIKAAVDQAGLTGDQVEDLMLGCAEPHDEHGGNMARRVAVQLGWDSTPATTVNRFCASSTQTARMAYHAIKAGEGDIFVSAGVECVSRYQNFGSAGVGDPSSFNQVFADAVQRTEKYAETNETWHDPRADGLIPDIYISMGQTAENVATLTGIGRADQDAFGVRSQNLAEKAIGNGFFEREITPVTLPDGTVVSKDDGPRAGTTLEKVSQLQPVFRPDGTVTAGNCCPLNDGAAAVVIMSDTKARELGLTPLARIVATGVSGLSPEIMGLGPVDATRQALARAGMSIGDIDLVEINEAFAVQVLGSARELGIDEDKLNVHGGAIALGHPFGSTGARIMTTLVNGLQFEDKQFGLETMCVGGGQGMAVILERLS; this is encoded by the coding sequence ATGCCCGAAGCAGTCATCGTCTCCACCGCGCGTTCGCCGATCGGCCGGGCGTACAAGGGGTCGCTGAAGGACCTCCGGCCCGACGACCTGGCCGTCCAGGTGATCAAGGCGGCGGTGGACCAGGCCGGGCTCACCGGGGACCAGGTCGAGGACCTGATGCTGGGCTGCGCCGAGCCGCACGACGAACACGGCGGCAACATGGCCCGCCGGGTCGCGGTCCAGCTCGGCTGGGACAGCACGCCGGCGACGACCGTGAACCGGTTCTGCGCCTCGTCGACGCAGACCGCGCGGATGGCGTACCACGCGATCAAGGCCGGCGAGGGCGACATCTTCGTCAGCGCCGGCGTCGAGTGCGTCTCGCGGTACCAGAACTTCGGCTCGGCCGGGGTGGGGGACCCGTCGTCGTTCAACCAGGTGTTCGCCGACGCGGTGCAGCGGACCGAGAAGTACGCCGAGACCAACGAGACCTGGCACGACCCGCGGGCGGACGGGCTGATCCCGGACATCTACATCTCGATGGGCCAGACCGCGGAGAACGTGGCGACCCTGACCGGGATCGGCCGGGCCGACCAGGACGCGTTCGGGGTCCGCTCGCAGAACCTGGCCGAGAAGGCGATCGGCAACGGCTTCTTCGAGCGCGAGATCACCCCGGTGACGCTGCCGGACGGGACCGTGGTCAGCAAGGACGACGGGCCGCGGGCCGGGACCACGCTGGAGAAGGTCAGCCAGCTGCAGCCGGTGTTCCGCCCCGACGGCACCGTGACGGCCGGCAACTGCTGCCCGCTGAACGACGGCGCCGCGGCGGTGGTGATCATGAGCGACACCAAGGCCCGCGAACTCGGTCTCACCCCGCTGGCCCGGATCGTGGCGACCGGGGTCAGCGGTCTCTCGCCGGAGATCATGGGGCTCGGTCCGGTCGACGCGACCCGGCAGGCACTGGCCCGGGCCGGGATGAGCATCGGCGACATCGACCTGGTCGAGATCAACGAGGCGTTCGCGGTCCAGGTGCTCGGCTCGGCCCGGGAGCTCGGGATCGACGAGGACAAGCTGAACGTGCACGGCGGCGCGATCGCGCTCGGCCATCCGTTCGGGTCCACCGGGGCGCGGATCATGACCACGCTGGTGAACGGGCTGCAGTTCGAGGACAAGCAGTTCGGCCTGGAGACGATGTGCGTCGGTGGCGGGCAGGGCATGGCCGTCATCCTGGAGCGCCTCAGCTGA
- a CDS encoding TetR/AcrR family transcriptional regulator produces the protein MSAVTSPLVWEHVQPAAARRLLTGAIDAFAERGFQATTTRDIASRAGMSPAALYVHYPSKERLLFEISLYGHRAALDVLRAAGTDGSPEERLRGMVAAFTAWHAEHHTIARVVQYELAALTPEHLAEVAVIRRAISAEVEQVLADGVADASFAVDDPPGTTLAVLSLAIDVARWYTPHRGDPVALGALYADLAHRMVQT, from the coding sequence GTGTCCGCAGTCACCAGCCCCCTCGTCTGGGAACACGTCCAGCCGGCCGCCGCCCGTCGCTTGCTCACCGGCGCGATCGACGCGTTCGCCGAGCGCGGCTTCCAGGCGACCACGACCCGCGACATCGCGTCCCGGGCCGGCATGTCCCCTGCCGCGCTCTACGTGCACTACCCGTCGAAGGAACGCCTGCTCTTCGAGATCAGCCTGTACGGCCACCGCGCCGCCCTCGACGTCCTGCGGGCCGCCGGCACCGACGGATCACCAGAGGAGCGGCTCCGTGGAATGGTCGCGGCGTTCACGGCCTGGCACGCCGAGCACCACACGATCGCGCGGGTCGTGCAGTACGAGCTGGCCGCACTGACCCCGGAGCACCTGGCCGAGGTCGCCGTGATCCGGCGCGCCATCTCGGCCGAGGTCGAGCAGGTGCTGGCCGACGGCGTCGCGGACGCTTCGTTCGCGGTCGACGATCCCCCCGGGACGACGCTCGCGGTGCTCTCGCTCGCGATCGACGTGGCCCGCTGGTACACCCCGCACCGCGGCGATCCCGTGGCCCTCGGCGCGCTCTACGCCGACCTGGCCCACCGGATGGTCCAGACCTGA
- a CDS encoding MarR family winged helix-turn-helix transcriptional regulator, which yields MSTREEITAELQDQLVRFIASVVLFNHAVSAKLGLGASDSQFMTLLQTHGPLTPRQLAEHTGLTSGTVTGVIDRLESLGLVTRRPDPTDRRKVLVTPSTEAIQQKLTPLYAEQGRRIQEVLATRSEPELRTIKTFLQDALTNSQPLNTL from the coding sequence ATGAGCACCCGCGAAGAGATCACCGCCGAGCTGCAGGACCAGCTGGTCCGCTTCATCGCGTCCGTGGTCCTGTTCAACCACGCCGTCTCGGCCAAGCTCGGCCTGGGCGCGAGCGACTCCCAGTTCATGACGCTGCTGCAGACCCACGGCCCCCTCACCCCACGCCAGCTCGCCGAACACACCGGCCTGACCTCGGGCACGGTCACCGGCGTCATCGACCGGCTGGAGTCGTTGGGCCTGGTCACCCGCCGCCCCGACCCGACCGACCGCCGCAAGGTCCTCGTCACCCCGTCGACCGAGGCGATCCAGCAGAAGCTGACCCCCCTCTACGCAGAACAGGGCCGCCGCATCCAGGAAGTCCTCGCCACCAGATCCGAACCAGAACTCCGAACCATCAAGACCTTCCTGCAGGACGCCCTCACCAACTCCCAACCCCTCAACACCCTCTAG